The Malus domestica chromosome 10, GDT2T_hap1 nucleotide sequence gggactcctactacatggtttgtatcgcgcttgaccaagcctgaaactacaagtaagcttcaagtgaaattgatacattaccttgtgcatctccaccagttaaagataccacccctggatggaggaagagtacttccagagaagatgccacatctacctatgagacagataaggcaagtcaagacgacaccacactccgatacttagaagtttcgtgattacgagatcattctcccacaatatttcctaatgtcatttgtactaaatcattcactcgtactcactaaaggagagcttgaacctatgtacttgtgtaaacccttcacaattaatgagaactcttctattccgtggacgtagccaatctgggtgaaccacgtacatcttgtgtttgctttcctatctctatccatttatatacttatccacactaatgaccggagcaatctagcgaagatcacaaaaagcgaccgttttcgttacctaggatctatcttgcaagagaacggagaattagatggagatctcaaccatagaatacgagctggatggaaagagtgcatccggcgtgttgtgtgaccgtcgtaggccactgaagctcaagggaaaattttataggacgacaataaggccagcgatggtgtatggcagagaatgttgggtggtgaagcatcaacacgtacacaaaatgggtgtagcggagatgaggatgcttcatgggatgtgtgggcacacgagaaaggataagattgggaatgaggatatccgaggtaaagtaggagtagccgaaattgtaggaaagatgagagaaaatcggctctggtgatttggacatgtgcaaagaaggccgactgacgctccggttcgaagatgtgactacgggacagaggttcagggccgaaggggtagaggaagacctaggaaaactttggaagagactctaagaaaagacttagagtacttggatctaacggaggacatgacacaaaaccgagcgcaatggcgttctaggattcatatagccgaccccacttagtgggaaaaggctttgttgttgttgttgttgttgttgtgtctTTTATCAGTAATTCATATCGCTGTCTATTTCTTCACGCAGGCAGTTCGGAGGATGAAAAACTCACCTTTGACTGCGGAAGAGATAGCATGCATTCAGGAGGTAATTTCTTGATTCGTACATATATGTTTTTGTATAAAAGCTTTGAGAGCATTACTCTCGTGCGTGTGTTTGTATAGACATGTATATACAAATGTTGACTTTTTTTCTCAAATTAGGTTCCAATTGTCGGTTGTTGGATAAAATATGGAATCATTGACAACTAAGCGTTCATTTTTATCTATCAGATTCTCATTTAGAGATATTGTTTATTGTGACTCCGTACTCAGGGACTTAAGGCTTATAAATATGATTGGTTGTCCATATGGAAATTCATTGTCCCACATAGAGATCCATCCTTGTTACCTCGGCAGTGGCGTATTGCTATTGGGACTCAGAAGTCATATAAGGTTGATGAGTCAAAAAAGGAGAAGAGACGATTATATGAATcaaaaagaaggaaggaaaagaatGCAGATTTGACAAGTTGGCAAAATTCATCCGAGAAAGAGGTATGATTTCCTTTGAACTTAGAACATTGGCTATTCTATTTGCATTGAGTTTGTAGTTTTGAGTAATTCTTTTATGATGggtataaaaataaaacattgttGGCTAAATCAACTGCTCATATTAGAGAAAAGGGCGCGGCTAGGCTTCAAATTAGCTTCTGTTCTAGACTTAATCATTGCTAATGATGTCATATGCTTCCTAAATGTTGATGAACGTAGTGAGGCTTAGGAGTTGCAGGTTATGTAGAACTTTCTGAACTTTAGGAATAAGAAGTAATTACAAAATGTAAGAAATATAAGGTTTTTAGTTTCGGCCTGCGATTGTAAAAGAAATAAGTGGTTCGGTGCGATTTGTTTCTAAAAGTTACATTAAAGTGCATCATAGAGCCCTTAAGTTTCTCAGTTTAGGATGTGTGGGGAGTGTGCGCCAAAGTCCAATTTTACTAACTTTTCAGAATATTGCAAATGATTCATATGGAACTTTTCTTTGCACACACCTATAGCCTAGCTGAGCCTGGAGTATAGATGATTGAAAGCCCCTTAAAATGATGGTGATTTTATTTAGAGTTTGGTATTGACTGCAGGACTGCCAAGCTGAAAAGTCTGGTGGAGAGAACAGCGCAGATGGTTTGACCGACAATAATGCAGGTGAAACTTATGTTCATGAGGCCTTTTTAGCAGATTGGAGACCGGGTACTTCCTCTGTAGAAAGAAACCCTCATAGTGGTACCCTATCCCAAGGTGCCATCCATGAATGGGTAAATGTTTTTGGGCAGAAGGAAGCTCCTCAAACCCAGACTGTGTCACAGTATCCGCATGGTCAATCTCAAATCACGGGTGTTAGACATTTTACATCCAGTACCACACCAGCGAATCATTCTGTTTCTCAACTCTATTATCGGCCGTATCGAGCTCGTAGAACGAATGGTGCACAACTAGTTAAGCTAGCACCGCAATTGCCTCCTGTGAATCTTCCACCGTCTGTTCGTGTAGTCTCACAATCTGCCTTCAGAGGTTCTTTACGTGGGGCATCTTCCACAGTTTCTGCTTCTGGAGGTAGTAGTGGTGCTGCTGCAACACACAATCTTTTTTCTCAACCTTCTAAAGCTGGAAGGTTTGGGACCTCTGATGCCATAACAGCTTCACATACTAAAAGTAGTTCGCTGAAAGACACTGTTTCAACGTTGTGTCCAGAAGATTCTAGAATTATCCAGGATAAATGTGTAGAGGAAGGAAGAGATGTTGATTCTGATCTTCAGATGCATCCTCTGCTGTTCCAGGCCCCTGAAGATGGACGTCTGCCCTATTTCCCGTTGAACTGCAGAAACAGCAATTCCAGTACTTTCAGTTTTCATTCAGCAAATCAGCCTCAGCTGCATTTAAGCCTTTTTCATAATCCTCATCAAGGAAACCATGTTGATGGTTTTGACAAGTCACTGAAGACACCCAACTCAACATCTCGTGCCATTGATTTCCATCCACTTATGCAAAGAACTGACTGTGTAAGTAGTGCCACGGTAACAACATACTCAACCGCACCCCTATCTGTCGGTTCAGGAGGAAACCATTCTCAAGATCAATATCCTTCCGATACTGGTCGACTTCATTTGCCGGTCAATGCTGATTCACGGTCTATGGGCACTAATGAGAAAGCTAATGAACTGGACTTGGAGATCCACCTAAGTTCTACATCCAAAAAGGAAAAACCTTCAAAAAGGAGAGATGTCGCTGCGAATAATTCCATTAGATCTAGAACAATGGCACCAGAGATGATAACTCAATGTGCTAATAGTCCATTGCTTCGGCAAGCCGAAAATTCTTCAGCAAATGGCAGTGAACTTGTTATACCAAGTAATGATATCAGCAGGTACAGTATAGATGATATAGGTGACCAGTCTCAACATGATATTCAGATGGAACAGGAAGAGTTGAGCGACTctgatgaagaaaatgaagaaaacgaAGAAAATGTTGAGTTTGAGTGTGAGGAGATGACTGATTCTGAAGGAGAGGGGGGATCGGCATGTGAAGAAGTTGCTGAGATGCAAAATAAGGtgacttttcttgtttttccagCCAGCTTCAAGATTCTATTGGCTGTGGCCCTGTGGAACCACATATTCTTACTTTTGTCCCAAGTTATAAATTCTACTCGCGACATCCATCTATTATTGTCACAGGTTTCCGCCAATCTTGTTCGGGAGGGGAGTTTTCAGTTGTTCCTTTTTCTGACTTGGTGTTTTCTTGTTTATAGGATGTTCCAACGCATGCGATGAAAAGACCTGCAACAACAGATCCTGATGGCAAGGAGTGTGAGCCAAATGCCACTTATCATCCTCAGGACAATATTCACAGAATTCCTAACTTGGACGATGCCAGTAATTCTTCCTGGCTAAGTTTGGATTCGTGTGCACCAGATCGCCCTCCGCACATGATGTCTAAGTACGACGAAAGTACAATGGACAGCAGTTTTTCTGCCAATGACTCGCAGTCATCTCGTCCTCTTCGCTCTTGTAAGAAAGCGAAACTAAGCACAAGGGAAGGTGCAACACCGAAACAAGCTGTGGACATGACGCACCAACTGAGCCTGGGTCCTCCATCAAATCCGACGGCAAGGAAACCCAGGAAGCGTGTATCGAGAACCAGTACATGTTTGAACATAGGATTGACTGTAGAAAACTCCGGCAGTGATGGCTAACATAAaagattttcaaatgtttatgCACCCTTACTAACCCTAATTTCTAGTTTGGTAAGTGTATAAATGATCTCTTACTTCTTGGACGCCAACCCATTTGACCCAAGTGGCGTCCAACATTTTGTTCATGTCAAGGTATGTAGTTATCTTTCCAAGGCACCAAATTTTGATGTTATTTGTACAAACTAGACAACTTGTATCATTGGGTCAATTGATATTCTCTCTTATACCGATGACACTCTGGCGGTTTTCTATGCCAATCACATGTTGCAACGTGAGAAAGTCTAAAACGTTTGACAATATGTAATTGGTTTAAGATAACGCCACCGTGGCATTCATTAAATTTATCTCTGTAACCAAAGTTTTAATCCAGAGGGATTCCTCACTCGCTTAGCCGCATATGCCCTTCCAGCACCCACCCAGATCATGCCACGTAGGATAGGACCCACCTACGATAAATTGAGAATCAAATGTCTGCCCCAAATGATCACCAACGGTCAAAATCCTTATCCCAAAACCTGATCCAAAagctccctctccctctccctccacTCATTCCCCCGCTCTTTGCCACCATTCACCTGAAGTCCTACATACATGAAGATAAAGACTTCTTCACAAACCAAGCCTCACATTGCAGaccctctttcttcttccctgtTCCTCCATTTCGAGCTCCGAAAACTCCGTTACAACTTGGAACCGCCATGTCTTGCTCAAATTTGACAATGTGGGCGTCCTCAAAACCCTCCCTTTCCGACGCCTCCGCCCTCTCCTGCCGCTCCTTCATCGCCCCTCTTCAGCTTCCCTCCCAAAACTCCCTTCCCGCCTCGCGATCGTCATCTGTGACACCGGTTCAATGCGGTCTTCGCGAGCTTCGCGAGCGTATTTCATCAGTGAAGAACACGCAGAAGATCACCGAGGCTATGAAGCTTGTGGCAGCCGCCAAAGTCCGCCGCGCTCAAGAGGCTGTCGTTAATGGCAGACCCTTTTCGGAAACCCTAGTTGAAGTTCTTTACAACATTAATGAGCAGCTCCAAGTGGAAGACATTGATGCTCCTCTGACCAAAGTTAGGCCCGTCAAGAAAGTTGCTCTCGTTGTCATAACTGGGGATCGTGGTCTTTGCGGAGGGTTCAACAATATGATCATCAAAAAAGCCGAGAGAAGAATCGCGGAATTGAAGGCTCTTGGTCTCGAATTCACCATCATCAGCGTCGGTAAAAAGGGTAACTCATATTTCCTCCGCCGGCCTTACATTCC carries:
- the LOC103446721 gene encoding ATP synthase gamma chain, chloroplastic translates to MSAPNDHQRSKSLSQNLIQKLPLPLPPLIPPLFATIHLKSYIHEDKDFFTNQASHCRPSFFFPVPPFRAPKTPLQLGTAMSCSNLTMWASSKPSLSDASALSCRSFIAPLQLPSQNSLPASRSSSVTPVQCGLRELRERISSVKNTQKITEAMKLVAAAKVRRAQEAVVNGRPFSETLVEVLYNINEQLQVEDIDAPLTKVRPVKKVALVVITGDRGLCGGFNNMIIKKAERRIAELKALGLEFTIISVGKKGNSYFLRRPYIPVDKFLEGTNLPTAKEAQAIADDVFSLFVSEEVDKVELLYTKFVSLVKSDPVIHTLLPLSPKGEICDINGVCVDAVDDEFFRLTTKEGKLTVERDVIKTQTVDFTPVLQFEQDPVQILDALLPLYLNSQILRALQESLASELAARMTAMSNATDNAVELKKTLSQTYNRQRQAKITGEILEIVSGANALV
- the LOC103419639 gene encoding uncharacterized protein, which gives rise to MSSSPREKPSPATESLSEQHESVLRLEEDEGEDEDEEEDVDFNPFLKGTLSPEASSSLSSDVEVLDGEVVDSSRNTIETARINSLIVACEAQKCSVGDPEHGEEETVMQTAVSPDGASANEFEKTARNSNSEAVQEKDDVSSGETDVNDAIVGELSNTEDVPKPTVDLDDEDEDAICKRTRARYSLASFTLDELETFLQETDDEDDLQNVNDEEEYRKFLTAVLQGEGDEQSTKENENADDEDEDNDADFEIELEELLESDGDENTRDKSVDENGEAGRRPKTRQNKCHKEPAQCKKKNLGQTKRPLRPLLPVLPKGPMSCFSNQAGRTLMRGTASSCLSSTVSERSINGFTAHQIGQLHCLIHEHVQLLIQVFSLCALDYSRQHIASQVKKLISEMLQKRDEVLIWKNVPYPTVCFFPSVPTEFPNSYTTQSSLASSLTFDVLRECSLNNHMAVSPNISPSNGRRECVPNGQVGISQNIGGSFWVPSVSGPVLSVLDVAPLSLVGRYMDEVNTAVQENRRCFVETSSDTRLEKEPLFPFSNFQLGAQANCESVSGTGSSASNVAPSSSSQRPPKKSLAATIVESTKKQSLALVPKDISKLAQGFFPLFNPALFPYKPPTGAVANRILFTDAEDELLALGMMEHNTDWKAIQQRFLPCKTKHQIFVRQKNRCSSKAPENPIKAVRRMKNSPLTAEEIACIQEGLKAYKYDWLSIWKFIVPHRDPSLLPRQWRIAIGTQKSYKVDESKKEKRRLYESKRRKEKNADLTSWQNSSEKEDCQAEKSGGENSADGLTDNNAGETYVHEAFLADWRPGTSSVERNPHSGTLSQGAIHEWVNVFGQKEAPQTQTVSQYPHGQSQITGVRHFTSSTTPANHSVSQLYYRPYRARRTNGAQLVKLAPQLPPVNLPPSVRVVSQSAFRGSLRGASSTVSASGGSSGAAATHNLFSQPSKAGRFGTSDAITASHTKSSSLKDTVSTLCPEDSRIIQDKCVEEGRDVDSDLQMHPLLFQAPEDGRLPYFPLNCRNSNSSTFSFHSANQPQLHLSLFHNPHQGNHVDGFDKSLKTPNSTSRAIDFHPLMQRTDCVSSATVTTYSTAPLSVGSGGNHSQDQYPSDTGRLHLPVNADSRSMGTNEKANELDLEIHLSSTSKKEKPSKRRDVAANNSIRSRTMAPEMITQCANSPLLRQAENSSANGSELVIPSNDISRYSIDDIGDQSQHDIQMEQEELSDSDEENEENEENVEFECEEMTDSEGEGGSACEEVAEMQNKDVPTHAMKRPATTDPDGKECEPNATYHPQDNIHRIPNLDDASNSSWLSLDSCAPDRPPHMMSKYDESTMDSSFSANDSQSSRPLRSCKKAKLSTREGATPKQAVDMTHQLSLGPPSNPTARKPRKRVSRTSTCLNIGLTVENSGSDG